In Chloroflexota bacterium, a genomic segment contains:
- a CDS encoding type II toxin-antitoxin system HicB family antitoxin, with protein MRLRYELIVYWSNEDQAYIVEVPELSGCMADGKSYADAVANAQVIMQEWIETARELGRPIPDPKGRLMYA; from the coding sequence ATGAGGTTAAGGTACGAGCTAATCGTCTACTGGTCGAACGAGGATCAAGCGTATATCGTCGAGGTCCCGGAACTGTCGGGTTGTATGGCTGACGGCAAGAGCTACGCGGATGCCGTCGCCAACGCGCAGGTCATCATGCAGGAATGGATCGAGACGGCACGGGAACTGGGTCGCCCGATTCCGGATCCCAAAGGGCGGTTGATGTACGCGTGA